One Bradyrhizobium sp. CCGB12 genomic window carries:
- the ccoS gene encoding cbb3-type cytochrome oxidase assembly protein CcoS: MEILVILVPLALALGLLGLVAFLWSLKSGQYDDLEGAGWRAIVDDDVCDENPAL, encoded by the coding sequence ATGGAAATTCTGGTAATCTTGGTTCCGCTGGCGCTGGCGCTCGGCCTGCTCGGCCTTGTCGCATTCCTTTGGTCGCTCAAGAGTGGCCAGTACGATGATCTTGAAGGGGCGGGGTGGCGTGCGATTGTCGATGACGACGTCTGCGACGAGAACCCAGCACTTTGA
- a CDS encoding biotin/lipoyl-binding protein, producing the protein MLKDCCFEDLRAGGQRIAHDRLFGRHFESVAISGQIRDLRIVDNQFVHKGDIL; encoded by the coding sequence ATGCTCAAGGACTGCTGTTTCGAGGACCTTCGGGCCGGGGGGCAGAGGATTGCGCACGACCGCCTATTTGGTCGGCACTTTGAGAGCGTCGCGATTTCCGGTCAAATCAGGGATTTGCGAATTGTAGACAACCAATTCGTCCACAAGGGTGACATTTTGTAA
- a CDS encoding DUF6538 domain-containing protein, which produces MPYLIKNSAGVWCVQRKVPQKLEVAVARVVGAKKNKQAYLKKSLGTKDRREVSRRAVHVLADLDRTLREAEALIKREPKQPKAPLRDTLNDAEIKRMAEYVYAKTLAWDERCRYRATTKLLEIAAEHGITRANVLENFKFEFVMPSELIRLTQPSMPTPNTPRVAKLRSDVAELNAFFAKQTLTPPTIKHLGWIRMFHGYTKGYQWNKGGRLYSQPQGQA; this is translated from the coding sequence ATGCCTTATCTGATCAAGAATTCTGCTGGTGTCTGGTGCGTTCAACGGAAGGTGCCACAGAAGCTTGAGGTCGCCGTGGCGCGCGTGGTAGGCGCCAAGAAGAACAAGCAAGCCTATCTCAAGAAGTCTCTCGGAACGAAAGACCGGCGCGAGGTCAGTCGAAGGGCGGTGCACGTCCTTGCAGATTTGGACCGTACGCTGCGAGAAGCTGAAGCGCTGATCAAGCGGGAGCCAAAGCAACCAAAGGCGCCGCTCCGCGACACCCTCAATGATGCCGAGATAAAGCGGATGGCGGAATACGTGTACGCCAAGACGCTGGCATGGGATGAGCGCTGCCGCTATCGGGCCACGACGAAGCTCTTGGAGATTGCTGCGGAGCACGGCATCACTCGAGCCAACGTGCTCGAAAACTTCAAGTTCGAGTTCGTGATGCCTTCCGAGCTGATCAGGCTGACCCAGCCTTCCATGCCGACACCGAACACACCGAGGGTCGCAAAGCTGCGGAGTGATGTCGCCGAACTGAACGCGTTCTTCGCTAAGCAGACGCTTACACCTCCGACGATTAAGCACCTCGGGTGGATACGAATGTTTCACGGGTACACCAAGGGTTACCAATGGAATAAGGGCGGTCGCCTCTATTCCCAGCCTCAGGGACAGGCCTAA